CGGTTCGCGGCATCCGTTCGGCGTTCCACCCAGCCGCGCCGCACGATGCGATCTGCCAAACGCGTCATTCCGCTCGGGCTCATTGACAGGCGCGCTGCAGCCTCAGACATCGTGAGGCTGCGGTCCACAGCGTTTGCGAGGTACCAGAGCACCTGAAACTCCGACGACGACATTCCAACGCGCTCGGTGAGCCTCATGCTCAGCTCCGAATCGAGAAACGCAGCTGCCTTCTGCAGGTCCACCCACACCAGGTCGCGATCGCCGTCTTTCACGAGTTCAGGATATCGGGAATTGCGCGTGCAATCTTTGCGTTAGCAACTATTGCACAATCAAACAA
The Paramicrobacterium chengjingii DNA segment above includes these coding regions:
- a CDS encoding MarR family winged helix-turn-helix transcriptional regulator, with product MKDGDRDLVWVDLQKAAAFLDSELSMRLTERVGMSSSEFQVLWYLANAVDRSLTMSEAAARLSMSPSGMTRLADRIVRRGWVERRTDAANRRIAIVTLTDAGVAAARDGYLVAREARRELVDARLTDDDVHSLGKIAGKLLGRIGITDVSS